From Epinephelus lanceolatus isolate andai-2023 chromosome 12, ASM4190304v1, whole genome shotgun sequence, the proteins below share one genomic window:
- the ptchd3b gene encoding patched domain-containing protein 3 isoform X2, giving the protein MARFHTDCIERHLRICFEMMGHFIGSHPWWFLITPLVLSASLGSGFYLLKDRMSNDIEEQFTPVDGRAKLERKYIQETFPGNDSIFSRLRLSTNGNYATLIASSDRNILSVESLQDILDLDFKVRSMVVQFDNQSFQYEDACAEVMGSCTSNDILDIIEYKSNNIDTVNLTYPWYYSGFGRFPLYLSLGSVTLFNESSVVESAKAIQLHYYLSEDNKTKTDVWLESFINLVPNMSSMSIQVSFSTSMSMQWEFKKSPASVISLFSITYAIAITFSIISCWRTKVWVATCGVLSTGLAVLSGFGALLLLDQPFVMTVASCPFMILGIGLDDMFIMISCWQRTRVLDSVPDRLAYTYKHASVSITITTLTDALALFLGYTSPFGSVRSFCLYAGISICFCYLYSITFLGACMALNGQREAENKHWFTCAKVPEDLPSRSSKAFSVCCVGGRYDRITEMEDTEPMSQMFERFYGPFLTHKWVKACVFVIYACYLAASIYGCFILQEGLDRRNLASDDSYVVNYYNNQRQHFSKYSYNVMVVVKQPISYWDKGELEHLRSCISNFEDFNFVNGTFAWFLSFEEYANATNLRIGSQEAFQTHLTHFLELQSMFRQDINFTADNKIQASRFFIQTLNNTTPKDMMVRLRRTADKCPVQLLVYHPAFIFFDQYTVIKDNTVQTILVAVVVMLVVSLILIPSPLCSMWVAFAICSVIVGVTGFMALWGVNLDSISMINLVMCIGFSVDFSAHICYSFVSSSKSDVNEKATDALARLGYPILQGALSTILGVVVLSMSGSYIFRTFFKIVFLVITFGLLHSLVFIPVFLTLCGGCGKWC; this is encoded by the exons ATGGCCAGATTCCACACAGACTGCATCGAGAGACACCTGCGCATCTGTTTTGAGATGATGGGTCACTTTATCGGATCTCATCCCTGGTGGTTCCTGATCACCCCCCTTGTTCTCTCTGCGAGTCTGGGGAGTGGATTTTATCTTCTCAAGGACAGAATGTCAAATGATATCGAGGAGCAGTTCACACCTGTCGATGGACGAGCCAAGCTGGAGAGGAAATATATCCAAGAAACATTTCCAGGAAACGATTCCATTTTTTCACGTTTGAGACTGAGCACAAATGGGAATTATGCAACTCTCATAGCTTCAAGTGACAGGAATATTCTGAGTGTGGAGTCGCTCCAGGACATCCTAGACTTGGACTTTAAAGTCAGGAGTATGGTGGTGCAGTTTGACAACCAGTCATTTCAATATGAGGACGCTTGTGCTGAAGTGATGGGATCCTGCACCTCAAATGATATTTTAGATATCATTGAGTACAAATCCAACAATATAGACACAGTTAATTTGACATATCCGTGGTATTACTCTGGTTTTGGGAGGTTTCCGTTATATTTAAGTCTGGGGAGTGTGACATTGTTCAATGAGAGCTCAGTTGTTGAAAGTGCAAAAGCCATTCAGCTCCATTACTATTTAAGTGaggacaacaaaacaaagacgGACGTTTGGTTGGAAAGCTTCATTAATTTGGTCCCAAACATGTCATCAATGTCCATTCAG gtgtcattctcCACCTCCATGTCAATGCAGTGGGAATTCAAGAAATCTCCAGCTTCTGTCATCTCTTTATTCTCCATCACTTACGCCATTGCCATCACATTTTCCATCATATCATGTTGGAG GACGAAGGTGTGGGTGGCGACCTGTGGGGTGCTCTCCACGGGTCTGGCGGTCCTGAGTGGTTTCGGTGCTCTGCTGTTGCTGGATCAACCTTTTGTCATGACAGTTGCTTCCTGTCCTTTCATGATATTGG GTATTGGACTCGATGATATGTTCATCATGATCTCCTGCTGGCAGAGGACCCGCGTCCTGGACAGCGTCCCCGACCGGCTGGCTTACACCTACAAGCACGCTTCTGtctccatcaccatcaccaccctGACCGATGCTCTGGCTCTCTTCCTGGGCTACACCTCGCCCTTTGGTTCTGTCCGGTCCTTCTGCCTGTACGCTGGGATTTCTATTTGCTTCTGCTACCTGTACAGCATCACTTTCCTGGGAGCGTGTATGGCTCTGAACGgacagagggaggcagagaaCAAGCACTGGTTCACCTGTGCCAAAGTCCCGGAAGACTTACCCTCCAGGAGTTCGAAAGCCTTCAGTGTGTGCTGCGTTGGGGGGCGATACGATCGAATCACCGAGATGGAGGACACTGAGCCCATGAGTCAAATGTTTGAGCGGTTCTACGGTCCGTTTCTGACCCACAAATGGGTGAAAGCATGTGTCTTTGTCATTTACGCATGCTATCTGGCTGCTAGCATCTATGGTTGTTTTATCTTACAGGAGGGACTCGACAGAAGGAATCTTGCTTCGGACGATTCCTACGTTGTCAATTATTACAACAATCAAAGGCAACACTTCTCCAAATACAGCTATAATGTGATGGTAGTGGTGAAGCAGCCGATCTCGTACTGGGACAAGGGTGAACTGGAGCATCTGCGTTCATGCATTTCAAACTTTGAGGATTTCAATTTTGTCAATGGCACGTTTGCTTGGTTTCTTTCTTTTGAAGAGTACGCAAATGCAACCAATCTCAGAATCGGATCTCAAGAGGCTTTCCAAACTCATCTGACCCATTTCTTAGAGCTCCAGTCCATGTTCAGACAAGACATCAACTTCACTGCAGACAATAAGATTCAGGCCTCTCGCTTTTTTATTCAGACACTCAACAATACCACACCGAAGGACATGATGGTTAGACTCAGGAGGACAGCAGACAAGTGTCCAGTACAGCTCCTGGTGTACCACCCTGCTTTCATCTTCTTTGACCAGTACACTGTCATCAAGGACAACACCGTTCAGACCATCCTGGTGGCTGTGGTTGTGATGCTGGTAGTCTCACTCATCCTCATACCCAGTCCTCTTTGTTCCATGTGGGTGGCGTTCGCaatttgttcagtcattgttgGAGTGACGGGGTTCATGGCACTGTGGGGTGTAAACCTGGATTCCATCTCCATGATCAACCTCGTCATGTGCATCGGGTTTTCCGTAGACTTCTCAGCACATATTTGTTATTCTTTTGTTTCCAGCTCCAAGAGTGATGTTAATGAGAAAGCTACAGATGCCTTGGCCCGTTTAGGCTATCCGATACTGCAAGGAGCGCTGTCCACTATTTTAGGAGTGGTGGTGCTGTCCATGTCTGGGAGTTACATCTTCAGGACGTTCTTTAAGATCGTGTTTCTTGTGATTACATTCGGGCTGCTCCACAGCTTAGTGTTCATTCCAGTGTTTCTGACTCTGTGTGGAGGCTGTGGAAAGTGGTGTTAA
- the ptchd3b gene encoding patched domain-containing protein 3 isoform X1, translated as MARFHTDCIERHLRICFEMMGHFIGSHPWWFLITPLVLSASLGSGFYLLKDRMSNDIEEQFTPVDGRAKLERKYIQETFPGNDSIFSRLRLSTNGNYATLIASSDRNILSVESLQDILDLDFKVRSMVVQFDNQSFQYEDACAEVMGSCTSNDILDIIEYKSNNIDTVNLTYPWYYSGFGRFPLYLSLGSVTLFNESSVVESAKAIQLHYYLSEDNKTKTDVWLESFINLVPNMSSMSIQVSFSTSMSMQWEFKKSPASVISLFSITYAIAITFSIISCWRLDNIRTKVWVATCGVLSTGLAVLSGFGALLLLDQPFVMTVASCPFMILGIGLDDMFIMISCWQRTRVLDSVPDRLAYTYKHASVSITITTLTDALALFLGYTSPFGSVRSFCLYAGISICFCYLYSITFLGACMALNGQREAENKHWFTCAKVPEDLPSRSSKAFSVCCVGGRYDRITEMEDTEPMSQMFERFYGPFLTHKWVKACVFVIYACYLAASIYGCFILQEGLDRRNLASDDSYVVNYYNNQRQHFSKYSYNVMVVVKQPISYWDKGELEHLRSCISNFEDFNFVNGTFAWFLSFEEYANATNLRIGSQEAFQTHLTHFLELQSMFRQDINFTADNKIQASRFFIQTLNNTTPKDMMVRLRRTADKCPVQLLVYHPAFIFFDQYTVIKDNTVQTILVAVVVMLVVSLILIPSPLCSMWVAFAICSVIVGVTGFMALWGVNLDSISMINLVMCIGFSVDFSAHICYSFVSSSKSDVNEKATDALARLGYPILQGALSTILGVVVLSMSGSYIFRTFFKIVFLVITFGLLHSLVFIPVFLTLCGGCGKWC; from the exons ATGGCCAGATTCCACACAGACTGCATCGAGAGACACCTGCGCATCTGTTTTGAGATGATGGGTCACTTTATCGGATCTCATCCCTGGTGGTTCCTGATCACCCCCCTTGTTCTCTCTGCGAGTCTGGGGAGTGGATTTTATCTTCTCAAGGACAGAATGTCAAATGATATCGAGGAGCAGTTCACACCTGTCGATGGACGAGCCAAGCTGGAGAGGAAATATATCCAAGAAACATTTCCAGGAAACGATTCCATTTTTTCACGTTTGAGACTGAGCACAAATGGGAATTATGCAACTCTCATAGCTTCAAGTGACAGGAATATTCTGAGTGTGGAGTCGCTCCAGGACATCCTAGACTTGGACTTTAAAGTCAGGAGTATGGTGGTGCAGTTTGACAACCAGTCATTTCAATATGAGGACGCTTGTGCTGAAGTGATGGGATCCTGCACCTCAAATGATATTTTAGATATCATTGAGTACAAATCCAACAATATAGACACAGTTAATTTGACATATCCGTGGTATTACTCTGGTTTTGGGAGGTTTCCGTTATATTTAAGTCTGGGGAGTGTGACATTGTTCAATGAGAGCTCAGTTGTTGAAAGTGCAAAAGCCATTCAGCTCCATTACTATTTAAGTGaggacaacaaaacaaagacgGACGTTTGGTTGGAAAGCTTCATTAATTTGGTCCCAAACATGTCATCAATGTCCATTCAG gtgtcattctcCACCTCCATGTCAATGCAGTGGGAATTCAAGAAATCTCCAGCTTCTGTCATCTCTTTATTCTCCATCACTTACGCCATTGCCATCACATTTTCCATCATATCATGTTGGAG GTTGGATAATATCAGGACGAAGGTGTGGGTGGCGACCTGTGGGGTGCTCTCCACGGGTCTGGCGGTCCTGAGTGGTTTCGGTGCTCTGCTGTTGCTGGATCAACCTTTTGTCATGACAGTTGCTTCCTGTCCTTTCATGATATTGG GTATTGGACTCGATGATATGTTCATCATGATCTCCTGCTGGCAGAGGACCCGCGTCCTGGACAGCGTCCCCGACCGGCTGGCTTACACCTACAAGCACGCTTCTGtctccatcaccatcaccaccctGACCGATGCTCTGGCTCTCTTCCTGGGCTACACCTCGCCCTTTGGTTCTGTCCGGTCCTTCTGCCTGTACGCTGGGATTTCTATTTGCTTCTGCTACCTGTACAGCATCACTTTCCTGGGAGCGTGTATGGCTCTGAACGgacagagggaggcagagaaCAAGCACTGGTTCACCTGTGCCAAAGTCCCGGAAGACTTACCCTCCAGGAGTTCGAAAGCCTTCAGTGTGTGCTGCGTTGGGGGGCGATACGATCGAATCACCGAGATGGAGGACACTGAGCCCATGAGTCAAATGTTTGAGCGGTTCTACGGTCCGTTTCTGACCCACAAATGGGTGAAAGCATGTGTCTTTGTCATTTACGCATGCTATCTGGCTGCTAGCATCTATGGTTGTTTTATCTTACAGGAGGGACTCGACAGAAGGAATCTTGCTTCGGACGATTCCTACGTTGTCAATTATTACAACAATCAAAGGCAACACTTCTCCAAATACAGCTATAATGTGATGGTAGTGGTGAAGCAGCCGATCTCGTACTGGGACAAGGGTGAACTGGAGCATCTGCGTTCATGCATTTCAAACTTTGAGGATTTCAATTTTGTCAATGGCACGTTTGCTTGGTTTCTTTCTTTTGAAGAGTACGCAAATGCAACCAATCTCAGAATCGGATCTCAAGAGGCTTTCCAAACTCATCTGACCCATTTCTTAGAGCTCCAGTCCATGTTCAGACAAGACATCAACTTCACTGCAGACAATAAGATTCAGGCCTCTCGCTTTTTTATTCAGACACTCAACAATACCACACCGAAGGACATGATGGTTAGACTCAGGAGGACAGCAGACAAGTGTCCAGTACAGCTCCTGGTGTACCACCCTGCTTTCATCTTCTTTGACCAGTACACTGTCATCAAGGACAACACCGTTCAGACCATCCTGGTGGCTGTGGTTGTGATGCTGGTAGTCTCACTCATCCTCATACCCAGTCCTCTTTGTTCCATGTGGGTGGCGTTCGCaatttgttcagtcattgttgGAGTGACGGGGTTCATGGCACTGTGGGGTGTAAACCTGGATTCCATCTCCATGATCAACCTCGTCATGTGCATCGGGTTTTCCGTAGACTTCTCAGCACATATTTGTTATTCTTTTGTTTCCAGCTCCAAGAGTGATGTTAATGAGAAAGCTACAGATGCCTTGGCCCGTTTAGGCTATCCGATACTGCAAGGAGCGCTGTCCACTATTTTAGGAGTGGTGGTGCTGTCCATGTCTGGGAGTTACATCTTCAGGACGTTCTTTAAGATCGTGTTTCTTGTGATTACATTCGGGCTGCTCCACAGCTTAGTGTTCATTCCAGTGTTTCTGACTCTGTGTGGAGGCTGTGGAAAGTGGTGTTAA
- the LOC117272170 gene encoding ras-related protein Rab-18-B — translation MDDDVLTTLKLLIIGESGVGKSSLLLRFTDDTFDPEQSATIGVDFKVKTLAIDGNKAKLAIWDTAGQERFRTLTPSYYRGAQGVILVYDVTKRDTFTKLENWLNELETYTTRNDIVKMLVGNKIDRDDHEVDRNEGLKFARKHSMLFIEASAKTKDGVQCAFEELVEKILQTPGLWESETQGQKVRLGQQEESSGRACGGYCSIP, via the exons ATGGACGACGACGTGCTGACGACCCTGAAACTGCTGATTATCGGTGAAAGCGGAGTCGGGAAGTCCag TCTCCTCCTGAGGTTCACAGACGATACTTTTGACCCAGAGCAGTCAGCAACAATAG GTGTGGATTTCAAAGTAAAGACACTCGCAATAGAtggaaacaaagcaaaactCGCCATATGG GACACAGCCGGACAGGAAAGGTTTCGCACCCTGACACCCAGCTACTACCGCGGCGCACAGGGAGTCATACTTG TATATGATGTCACAAAGCGTGACACTTTTACGAAGCTTGAAAACTGGCTGAATGAACTGGAAACCTACACAACTCGTAATGACATTGTAAAGATGCTCGTCGGGAACAAGATTGATCGG GATGACCATGAAGTGGACAGAAACGAGGGACTGAAATTTGCGAGGAAACACTCCATGCTTTTTATTG AGGCCAGTGCAAAGACCAAAGATGGCGTCCAGTGTGCCTTTGAGGAGCTTGTTGAGAAGATCCTCCAGACTCCAGGGCTTTGGGAGAGTGAAACCCAGGGTCAGAAGGTCCGTCTGgggcagcaggaggagagcagtgGCAGGGCATGTGGAGGATACTGTTCCATACCCTGA
- the LOC117271441 gene encoding homeobox protein Mohawk-like has translation MNKVAEMKSDALLHLEDNMRAEERSRLNCVDLPQSSLTDEQNADLLRCQDTTDDSSPIKYRRYGSRLGGVKVRHKRQVLQDMARPLKHWLYKHRDNPYPTKTEKVLLALGSHMTLVQVSNWFANARRRLKNTVRQPDLSWALRIKLYNKYIQGNAERLSVCSDDTDSDDEECPLQTPISQSDFVRSSSHKNVLEKQGSVLAMADSANSDDSASPPSKYKSSLLNRYLNDTLRHMMAAKADSVTTARKRRSHSESFSSNECDRDVVSPASSYETEANFVYHMDTMDYTSTKCDREQQQGRGQQRRGDQGWREIHAAVALTNLAQGQSCTADQSSVTAPRAGTGQSCTREPFSVTRTAIIDRMCVTGPTAALRQSCTAGPTLTSRIIQKSSHISEVQTVNVALANSV, from the exons ATGAACAAAGTCGCTGAGATGAAGTCTGACGCTCTGCTTCATTTGGAGGACAAcatgagagcagaggagaggagcagactGAACTGTGTGGACTTACCTCAGAGCAGTTTAACAGACGAGCAGAACGCAGACCTGCTGCGATGCCAGGACACCACTGACGACAGCTCTCCTATCAAATACAGAAGATACGG GTCTCGTCTGGGGGGGGTCAAAGTTCGCCACAAGAGACAGGTGCTGCAGGACATGGCTCGGCCGCTGAAACATTGGCTGTACAAACACCGAGACAACCCCTACCCCACCAAGACGGAGAAGGTCCTGCTGGCTCTGGGCTCACACATGACGCTAGTGCAG GTTTCGAACTGGTTTGCAAACGCCCGTCGTAGGCTGAAGAACACAGTGAGACAGCCCGACCTGAGCTGGGCCCTGAGGATCAAACTGTACAATAAATACATCCAGGGAAACGCTGAGAGGCTGAGCGTGTGCAGCGATGACACAGACTCAGATG ATGAAGAGTGTCCCTTACAAACtcccatcagccaatcagactTCGTCAGGTCATCTTCCCACAAGAACGTGCTTGAAAAGCAGGGCAGCGTCCTCGCCATGGCAGACTCCGCCAACAGTGACGACAGCGCGTCACCCCCATCCAAGTACAAGAGCAGTTTACTGAATCGTTATCTGAACGACACCCTGCGGCACATGATGGCGGCGAAGGCCGACAGCGTCACTACAGCTCGCAAGAGGAGGAGCCACTCCGAGTCATTCAGCTCCAACGAGTGCGATCGAGATGTCGTCTCGCCAGCGTCATCCTATGAAACAGAGGCCAACTTTGTCTACCACATGG ACACAATGGACTATACTTCAACTAAATGTGACAG ggagcagcagcagggccGAGGCCAGCAGAGACGAGGCGATCAGGGCTGGAGGGAGATCCACGCCGCTGTGGCTCTGACCAACTTGGCCCAGGGGCAGAGCTGCACGGCAGACCAGAGCAGCGTGACAGCGCCCAGAGCTGGCACGGGGCAGAGCTGCACCCGAGAGCCCTTCTCAGTTACGAGGACCGCTATCATAGACAGGATGTGTGTCACAGGACCCACCGCCGCTCTGAGGCAGAGCTGCACCGCGGGGCCCACTCTCACCAGCCGCATCATCCAGAAGTCCTCTCATATCTCTGAGGTCCAGACTGTTAACGTGGCCCTGGCAAACAGTGTGTAG